In a genomic window of Scheffersomyces stipitis CBS 6054 chromosome 4, complete sequence:
- a CDS encoding WD repeat protein, with protein sequence MQALLLDRAFGKVAPLEFATTVTESYYSLLQQNALTRVFPPNCHTNAAINSLSLETEDYQYLLSGCADSSIKLWDLNSQSEIDNGSSTIHQDLNKQHSDYDIYDYDHPVQTFTNIATVPRKSAHTFGISAIQWWPYDTGMFVSASFDHTVKIWDTNELTPVHSFDVTNRVYAIDLSGSESPNGFSSSALVAVGSDQPFIRLLDLRSTSSAHTLTGHKGKTLAVKWHPLNPNLLSSGGFDGEVKIWDIRRSKSCLCRLDMLRTNNQADSADNLAKASVKAHSGPVNGLVWNEQGTELYTAGNDDKVRVWDMISSLAPPINKLVNFGPLTRNKYPQTIPIMLNPSYETELQYLLFPSDNSDLFVFRTVDGKMVSRLSRKGTKNSGRTCSMVNAGPFTGKYYCGTIDGEIIAWSPHWEQPNIEDLVEDTNEVDVQDVLSKRKLAEEARRNLEDDPYFNGEP encoded by the coding sequence ATGCAGGCCCTACTCTTGGATAGAGCCTTTGGTAAGGTAGCACCGCTTGAGTTTGCTACGACCGTAACGGAGTCGTACTATTCTTTACTCCAACAGAACGCACTTACACGCGTGTTTCCTCCCAATTGTCATACAAATGCAGCTATAAACAGTCTCTCGTTAGAAACGGAAGACTACCAGTACCTTTTGAGCGGATGTGCTGATTCTTCCATCAAGCTCTGGGACCTAAATTCACAACTGGAGATAGACAATGGTTCCAGCACCATCCACCAGGATTTAAACAAACAGCATTCGGACTACGATATTTACGACTACGATCATCCGGTCCAGACTTTTACCAACATTGCTACAGTTCCCCGGAAGTCTGCCCATACATTTGGTATTTCTGCCATTCAGTGGTGGCCGTACGATACAGGGATGTTTGTTCTGGCCAGTTTTGATCACACTGTGAAAATATGGGATACCAATGAACTCACACCGGTACACTCTTTCGATGTTACCAATCGGGTATATGCCATCGACCTCTCGGGAAGCGAGTCACCGAATGGCTTTTCTTCCTCGGCTTTGGTAGCTGTAGGCAGTGACCAACCATTCATTCGGCTCTTGGACTTGCGATCTACTTCAAGTGCCCATACGCTCACAGGTCACAAGGGGAAGACGTTGGCTGTCAAATGGCATCCGCTCAATCCTAACTTACTTCTGTCTGGAGGATTTGACGGTGAAGTCAAGATTTGGGATATCAGGCGAAGCAAGAGTTGCCTTTGCCGCTTGGATATGCTCCGTACCAACAATCAAGCAGACAGTGCAGATAATCTTGCTAAAGCCTCGGTCAAAGCCCATCTGGGTCCTGTCAATGGTCTCGTCTGGAATGAACAGGGTACAGAGCTATATACTGCTGGTAACGACGACAAGGTGCGAGTCTGGGACATGATTTCCTCTTTGGCTCCACCTATCAATAAATTGGTCAACTTTGGGCCATTGACACGAAACAAGTATCCCCAGACTATCCCCATTATGCTTAACCCCAGCTATGAGACCGAGTTGCAGTATTTATTATTTCCCTCTGATAATAGCGACTTGTTTGTATTCAGAACTGTTGACGGCAAGATGGTTTCGCGATTATCTAGAAAAGGCACCAAGAACAGCGGTAGGACATGTTCTATGGTTAATGCAGGGCCATTTACAGGGAAGTATTATTGTGGGACAATTGATGGAGAAATCATCGCCTGGTCGCCGCATTGGGAACAGCCCAATATTGAGGATTTAGTCGAGGACACGAACGAGGTGGA
- the SES1 gene encoding Seryl-tRNA synthetase, cytoplasmic (Serine--tRNA ligase) (SerRS) (go_function tRNA ligase activity; ATP binding; serine-tRNA ligase activity~go_process tRNA aminoacylation for protein translation; seryl-tRNA aminoacylation): MLDINSFLVEKGGEPEKIKISQKKRGASVELVDEIIADYKNWTVIRFDLDAKNKQINAIQKQIGQKYKAKEDASELLAEKDKLTEEKKKLIEQEQKADTDLRFKVNQVGNLVHESVVDSMDEDNNELVRTWKPESYEVGQVAAATGAPAALSHHEVLLRLDGYDPERGVRIVGHRGYFLRNYGVFLNQALINYGLNFLAKNDYTPLQAPVMMNKEVMAKTAQLSQFDEELYKVIDGEDEKYLIATSEQPISAYHAGEWFESPQEQLPVRYAGYSSCFRREAGSHGKDAWGIFRVHAFEKIEQFVLTEPEKSWQEFDRMIGLSEEFYKSLGLPYRVVGIVSGELNNAAAKKYDLEAWFPFQKEYKELVSCSNCTDYQSRNLEIRCGIKQQNQTEKKYVHCLNSTLSATQRALCCILENYQKEDGLVIPEVLRKYIPGEPEFIPFVKELPKNSTSTKKAAKK, translated from the coding sequence ATGTTAGACATCaactcttttcttgttgaaaaaggTGGAGAACCCgagaagatcaagatctcgcagaagaagagaggTGCTTCGGTTGAATTGGTAGATGAGATCATCGCCGACTACAAGAACTGGACGGTTATCAGATTCGACTTGGATGCCAAAAACAAACAGATCAACGCAATCCAAAAGCAGATTGGTCAGAAGTACAAAGCTAAGGAAGACGCCTCCGAGTTGTTAGCTGAAAAGGACAAGTTgactgaagaaaagaagaagctcatTGAACAAGAGCAGAAGGCTGATACCGATTTACGTTTCAAAGTAAACCAAGTGGGTAACTTAGTTCACGAATCGGTTGTGGACTCCATGGATGAAGACAACAATGAGTTGGTGAGAACCTGGAAGCCAGAATCTTACgaagttggccaagtcGCTGCTGCCACAGGAGCTCCAGCCGCCTTGTCGCACCATGAAGtcttgttgagattggaTGGTTACGACCCAGAAAGAGGTGTTAGAATTGTTGGTCACCGTGGTTACTTCTTGAGAAACTATGGTGTGTTCTTGAACCAAGCTTTGATCAACTACGgtttgaacttcttggccaagaacGACTACACTCCCTTGCAAGCTCCAGTGATGATGAACAAAGAAGTAATGGCCAAGACCGCCCAATTATCACAATtcgatgaagaattgtacaaGGTTATTGACggtgaagatgaaaagTACTTGATTGCCACCTCCGAGCAGCCTATCTCTGCCTACCACGCTGGCGAATGGTTCGAGTCTccacaagaacaattgcCTGTCAGATACGCAGGATACTCGTCTTGTTTCCGTAGAGAAGCCGGTTCTCACGGTAAGGATGCCTGGGGTATCTTCAGAGTGCATgcttttgaaaagattgagCAGTTTGTTTTGACTGAGCCAGAGAAGTCGTGGCAGGAGTTCGACAGAATGATCGGTTTATCCGAAGAATTCTACAAGTCGTTAGGTTTGCCATACCGTGTTGTCGGTATCGTTTCCGGTGAGTTGAACAACGCTGCTGCCAAGAAGTACGACTTGGAGGCTTGGTTCCCATTCCAAAAGGAATACAAGGAATTGGTTTCGTGCTCCAACTGTACCGACTACCAGTCGCGTAACTTGGAAATCAGATGCGGTATCAAGCAACAGAACCAGactgaaaagaagtacGTCCACTGCTTGAACTCCACCTTGTCGGCTACCCAGAGAGCTTTGTGCTGTATCTTGGAAAACTACCAAAAGGAAGATGGTTTGGTTATCCCTGAAGTATTGAGAAAGTACATTCCAGGTGAACCGGAATTCATTCCTTTCGTCAAGGAATTACCAAAGAACTCCACCTCCACCAAGAAGGCAGCCAAGAAGTAG